A part of Ascochyta rabiei chromosome 3, complete sequence genomic DNA contains:
- a CDS encoding RNA-binding component of cleavage and polyadenylation factor, which yields MTEVQTPVALDQQLEDTGKAQYSFNFSDFLRREYRFGLNPNRPSCKAYLQGHCPLGSRCPDKHPVSSSYNNLVCKHWLRGLCKKGETCEFLHEYNLRRMPECSYYARTQTCSNGDDCLYLHIDPEAKRPSCPHYDRGFCPLGPHCALKHNKKERICPFYLCGFCPAGPQCKDGAHPRFPTDLKKPEVRIEKSPEELEAERLEREREMMRREEEERERDDGRGFRGGRGGRGGWRGNKRGGRGRGRGRGDH from the exons ATGACGGAGGTGCAGACCCCGGTAGCACTCGACCAGCAGCTTGAAGACACTGGGAAAGCTCAATACAGCTTCAACTTTAGCGACTTTTTGCGACGAGAGTACCGTTTCGGCCTTAATCCCAACCGGCCATCCTGCAAAGCGTATCTACAAGGGCACTGCCCGCTAGGTAGTCGGTGTCCTGACAAGCATCCTGTCTCGTCTTCATACAACAA TCTAGTCTGTAAACATTGGCTGCGCGGCCTATGTAAGAAGGGCGAGACCTGCGAGTTCTTACACGAATACAACCTGCGACGAATGCCTGAATGTTCATACTACGCACGAACCCAGACGTGCTCGAACGGCGACGACTGCCTGTACCTCCACATCGATCCCGAGGCCAAGCGCCCATCTTGTCCGCACTACGACCGGGGGTTCTGCCCGCTTGGACCACACTGCGCGCTCAAGCACAATAAGAAAGAGAGAATTTGTCCGTTTTACTTGTGTGGCTTTTGTCCCGCAGGGCCACAGTGCAAAGACGGGGCGCACCCAAGATTCCCTACGGATCTCAAGAAGCCAGAGGTACGCATTGAGAAGAGCCCAGAGGAGCTTGAGGCAGAACGTTTAGAGCGAGAGCGAGAGATGATGAggagggaagaggaggagcgTGAAAGAGACGACGGACGAGGATTTCGTGGCGGACGTGGTGGCAGGGGCGGTTGGAGAGGAAACAAACGTGGAGGTAGAGGAAGAGGCAGAGGTCGAGGCGACCACTAA